Proteins encoded within one genomic window of Panicum virgatum strain AP13 chromosome 1N, P.virgatum_v5, whole genome shotgun sequence:
- the LOC120653779 gene encoding G-type lectin S-receptor-like serine/threonine-protein kinase At5g35370 produces MSERASSILYVDTGGAFLESKSGAFRAAMVNPGKQQGRFYLVVLHAPSATVVWSANRGTPTTSSGPVQLTAQGLTVSDPSGKVLWSTPSQLGSPIAALRLQDSGNLQLLGAGNATLWQSFNAATDTLLPGQQLRADAYLAAAESATDLAEGDYRLAATTADVVLTWQGSTYWRLSNDLRSFKDRNVAVASVSVNASGLFAVAADGGLVFRVDLAAGAFPVLKLGYDGRLRITGYPLVNSSASLGGDFVVLANDCDLPLQCPPLGLCSPTGDGVCVWREKPTAPSRKFPRRLRPFTRRVAGVVLASGGPPPPREAAPPPRDAGAAPAGKLEAQESATARAPCHHGC; encoded by the exons ATGAGCGAGCGCGCCTCTAGCATCCTGTACGTCGACACCGGCGGCGCGTTCCTGGAGTCCAAGAGCGGTGCGTTCAGGGCTGCCATGGTCAACCCCGGGAAGCAGCAGGGCAGGTTCTACCTCGTCGTCCTGCACGCCCCGTCCGCCACGGTCGTCTGGTCGGCCAACCGTGGCACGCCGACGACGTCGTCGGGCCCGGTCCAGCTCACCGCGCAGGGGCTCACCGTGTCGGACCCCAGTGGAAAGGTGCTGTGGTCCACGCCGTCGCAGCTGGGGTCGCCCATCGCGGCGCTGCGGCTGCAGGACAGCGGCAACCTGCAGCTGCTGGGCGCCGGGAATGCCACGCTGTGGCAGTCGTTCAATGCCGCCACAGACACGCTGCTCCCGGGGCAGCAGCTGCGCGCCGACGCGtacctggcggcggcggagagcgccACCGACCTCGCGGAGGGGGACTACCGGCTCGCCGCGACGACCGCGGACGTGGTGCTGACCTGGCAGGGCTCCACGTACTGGCGGCTGTCGAACGACCTCCGGTCCTTCAAGGACCGCAACGTCGCGGTGGCGTCCGTATCGGTGAACGCGTCGGGGTTGTTCGCGGTTGCCGCCGACGGCGGCCTCGTGTTCCGTGTTGACCTCGCGGCTGGAGCGTTCCCCGTGCTGAAGCTGGGATACGACGGCCGGCTGCGCATCACGGGCTACCCGCTGGTGAACTCCTCGGCGTCGCTCGGAGGCGACTTCGTGGTGCTGGCCAACGACTGCGATCTGCCGCTGCAGTGCCCGCCTCTGGGGCTCTGCTCGCCGACCGGCGACGGTGTCT GCGTGTGGCGGGAGAAGCCAACTGCTCCTAGTCGGAAGTttccgcgccgcctccgtcccTTCACGCGCCGCGTCGCCGGCGTTGTTCTTGCCTCCGgcggcccgccgcctccccgcgaggccgcgccaccgccccgaGATGCCGGTGCGGCGCCCGCAGGCAAGCTCGAGGCGCAGGAGAGCGCCACTGCACGAGCTCCATGCCACCATGGCTGCTGA
- the LOC120657641 gene encoding lysM domain receptor-like kinase 3 — MVGPKPKANRMCKSKSAVATIASTSSSTTAAAAAAAATPTNHRSPRATATSSYPGANSYSTSYSTDSSSAASLAALRDSLSELPLLFTFNDLAAATAKFSASHRLVPAAPSSSNSFRCSLRGHPAAVFRRPLRRDAREVTTRLAVLGHCHHAAIARLLGAAASPDRPTLFLAYELVPDAAPLSALLRNPKNPSFTPLATWHSRLQLAADVCDALYYVHLQADTIHNRLSASSVLVCGDGPLPRAKIAHFGAADLAGELPVEESRGNSSSSGAHRHRSRRIEGKRGYMAPELVAGGPPSRRSDVFALGVVLLELVSGQEPVRYEMVNRGGTGEYERTSLIETAEAAAAEGGGEGVRRWVDRRLRDSFPVDAAESLTALALRCVAKDPLARPDMSWVAGKVSKLFLEAQEWAARFRVPTDISISIAPR, encoded by the coding sequence ATGGTCGGCCCCAAGCCCAAGGCCAACCGGATGTGCAAATCCAAGAGCGCCGTCGCCACCatcgcctccacctcctcctctaccacggccgccgccgccgccgccgccgccaccccgacgAACCACCGCTCGCCGCGCGCGACCGCCACCAGCTCCTACCCTGGCGCCAactcctactccacctcctactccaccgactcctcctccgcggcctccctcgccgcgcttCGCGATTCCCTCTCGGAGCTGCCGCTCCTCTTCACCTTcaacgacctcgccgccgccaccgccaaatTCTCCGCCTCGCACCGCCTCGtccccgccgcgccctcctcctcgaATTCCTTCCGCTGCTCGCTCCGGGGCCACCCAGCCGCGGTCttccgccgcccgctccgccgcgaCGCGCGCGAGGTCACCACGCGCCTCGCTGTCCTCGGCCACTGCCACCACGCCGCCATCGCGcgcctcctcggcgccgccgcgtcgcccgaCCGCCCCACGCTCTTCCTCGCCTACGAGCTCGTCCCCGATGCCGCCCCGCTCTCCGCGCTGCTCCGGAACCCCAAGAACCCGTCCTTCACCCCGCTCGCCACCTGGCACTCGCGCCTccagctcgccgccgacgtctGCGACGCGCTCTACTACGTCCACCTCCAGGCGGACACCATCCACAACCGCCTCTCGGCGTCCTCCGTCCTCGTCTGCGGCGACGGGCCCCTCCCCCGCGCCAAGATCGCCCATTtcggcgccgccgacctcgccggcgagctcccggtCGAAGAGTCTAGGGGCAACAGCAGCAGCTCCGGGGCGCACCGCCACCGCAGCAGGCGCATCGAGGGCAAGCGCGGGTACATGGCGCCGGAGCTCGTGGCGGGCGGCCCGCCGTCGCGGCGCTCCGACGTGTTCGCGCTGGGCGTGGtgctgctggagctggtgtcCGGGCAGGAGCCGGTGCGGTACGAGATGGTGAACCGGGGGGGCACGGGCGAGTACGAGAGGACGTCGCTGATCGAGAccgcggaggccgcggcggcggagggcggcggggagggggtgCGCCGGTGGGTGGACCGCAGGCTGAGGGACTCGTTCCCCGTGGACGCGGCGGAGTCGCTCACCGCGCTGGCGCTGCGGTGCGTGGCCAAGGATCCCCTGGCGCGCCCGGACATGTCGTGGGTGGCCGGCAAGGTGTCCAAGCTGTTCCTCGAGGCGCAGGAGTGGGCGGCCAGGTTCCGTGTCCCCACCgacatctccatctccatcgcccccaggtga
- the LOC120657642 gene encoding serine/threonine-protein phosphatase PP1: protein MDPALLDDIIRRLLEVKNLKPGKNAQLSESEIKQLCAAAKEIFLQQPNLLELEAPIKICGDVHGQYSDLLRLFDYGGYPPQANYLFLGDYVDRGKQSLETICLLLAYKVKYPENFFLLRGNHECASVNRIYGFYDECKRRFSVKLWKTFTDCFNCLPVSALIDEKILCMHGGLSPELNKLDQILNLNRPTDVPDTGLLCDLLWSDPSNEAQGWAMNDRGVSYTFGPDKVAEFLEKHDLDLICRAHQVVEDGYEFFANRQLVTIFSAPNYCGEFDNAGAMMSVDETLMCSFQILKPARKMLAGSTNNKSGFKSLRGW from the exons ATGGATCCGGCCTTGCTGGACGACATCATACGGCGGCTGCTGGAGGTGAAGAATCTGAAGCCGGGGAAGAACGCGCAGCTGTCAGAGTCGGAGATTAAGCAGCTCTGCGCTGCCGCCAAGGAGATCTTCCTGCAGCAGCCTAACCTTCTGGAGCTCGAGGCCCCCATCAAAATCTGCG GCGATGTCCATGGCCAGTATTCTGATCTACTGAGGCTATTTGATTACGGTGGCTATCCTCCTCAGGCCAATTACCTTTTCTTGGGTGATTATGTGGACCGCGGAAAGCAAAGTCTGGAAACAATATGTCTTCTTTTGGCTTACAAGGTCAAGTACCCAGAGAACTTTTTCCTTCTAAGGGGCAACCATGAATGTGCGTCAGTAAATCGCATCTATGGTTTTTATGATGAGTGCAAGCGCAGATTCAGTGTGAAACTCTGGAAAACATTCACAGACTGTTTTAACTGCTTACCAGTGTCAGCACTGATAGATGAGAAGATACTCTGTATGCATGGTGGTCTTTCCCCCGAGTTGAACAAGCTGGATCAAATACTCAATCTGAATCGTCCCACAGATGTTCCTGATACTGGATTGCTCTGTGATCTTCTTTGGTCTGATCCTTCCAATGAAGCACAAGGCTGGGCCATGAATGATCGAGGTGTTTCATATACATTTGGGCCTGATAAAGTTGCTGAATTCCTTGAGAAGCATGATTTGGACCTCATCTGCAGAGCTCATCAG GTTGTTGAAGATGGATATGAGTTTTTCGCTAACCGCCAACTTGTAACAATATTCTCGGCCCCTAACTACTGTGGAGAATTCGATAATGCTGGTGCCATGATGAGTGTAGATGAGACGTTGATGTGCTCCTTCCAAATACTGAAGCCTGCGAGGAAGATGTTGGCTGGTTCAACTAATAACAAATCTGGTTTCAAG TCATTAAGAGGATGGTGA